A portion of the Pseudomonas sp. GR 6-02 genome contains these proteins:
- a CDS encoding pilus assembly protein PilP yields MNPIRCLSMVMCLVVLAGCGGDNGFSDIDAYLNEVRLRAPGKIEPTPTFQSYPTFTYSAANLRSPFSRQVRVDLAGQKHGSRNVKPDPNRVKQYLEGFNIEQFEMVGTISNASGSFALLRGAGGVHRLKVGDYLGRNDGRIVAISASQVDVVEIVPDGEGAWLERPRTIPLKEHS; encoded by the coding sequence ATGAACCCGATTCGTTGCCTGTCGATGGTGATGTGTCTGGTCGTCCTGGCCGGTTGTGGCGGTGACAATGGTTTCAGCGACATAGACGCCTACCTGAACGAAGTGCGCCTGCGAGCGCCCGGCAAGATTGAACCAACGCCGACATTCCAGTCTTATCCGACATTCACCTACAGCGCTGCCAACCTGCGCAGCCCGTTCTCCCGGCAGGTCAGAGTCGATCTGGCTGGCCAGAAGCACGGCTCGCGCAACGTCAAGCCCGACCCCAACCGGGTCAAGCAGTACCTCGAAGGCTTCAACATCGAACAATTTGAAATGGTCGGCACAATCTCCAATGCCTCCGGCTCCTTTGCGCTGCTGCGTGGGGCGGGCGGTGTGCATCGGCTGAAAGTCGGCGATTACCTGGGACGTAATGATGGACGGATCGTCGCCATCAGCGCTTCGCAAGTCGATGTGGTCGAAATCGTTCCCGATGGCGAAGGCGCCTGGCTGGAACGGCCGCGGACCATCCCTTTGAAAGAGCACTCATAG